The nucleotide sequence CGGTTCGTTGAGCCCGTTCTTCCGATATTCCAACCAGCCGGCCACAGCCCACGCGAGTACAGCGTCGGCCTCGGCTTGTAGCCGCTCGTCAAGGTGCGTATCCCGTTCGCCAGGAGGGATTTCCACGGTGAACGGCACAACCCGGAGGCGGCGCCAGATCGCCGGATCGTCGCCAGACACCTTCGGCAGGTGGTTAGTGATGAGCAGCGGCGTATGCGATGGCTCGAACTCGATGAAGTCCTGACGCATTCGACGGGCGCGAATCCGGTCGCCGCCTGTGAGCCGCTTCATGGTGGTTTCAGCGAGCCGGCGGTCACGTTCGGATTCGCTGACCACGACCAGCCGGCGGCCGAGCAGATCCATTTCCCCAGTCGGATGCGCCTGCTGGCGGTGCATCAGCAGATCAGGTTCCACGGTGCTGGCGTAGTCGCCCAACGCCCACAGCATCGCCTTGTAGAACACCGACTTCCCGTTGGCGCCGGTGCCGGTCAGAATGCCGAGAATGTGCTCGATGACCTTGCCAGCCAACGCGACACCGACTAGCCGACCGAGGTAGTCGCGGACCTCGGAGTCGGGTAACACCCGGCGCAGGAATGCCGACCATGAGGTTGCGGGAGCATCGGGGTCGTAGGCGCCGACCGTGACCTTGGTGATGCGGTCGGCAGGGTCGTGGGGCCGTAACTCCATCGTCCGCAGGTCGATCGTGCCGTTAGCGGTGTTCAGTAGGTAGGGGTCGGCGTCGAGGTCGCGCACGGTGGCCGCGAAGCCGGGCAGGGCGGCGGCGACCGCCAGCACGCCGGCGATGCCGTTCGCGGACTCGCACTTACGGACGTCTTGCCGAAGTTGCTTGTCGTCCAACGACTCCGACAGCGAAGTCCGCAACACATCGTAGACGGAGCGCTGGGCGGTGCCGGAATCGTCGTAGGCCCAGCGTTTCCCGTCCCAGTGGTGCCAGCCGATGCCGTGGACGTACAGCAGCTTGTCACGGTAGCGGTCGTGTAGACGGTAGGCGATGCGGAGCTGCCCGGAGTGGACTTGATCGGGTGGCCGCTTGTCGGTGACGATGCCGGCCGTGTTCGGTTCGATGCTCACGGTTGGTCCTGGGGGTCGAGCGTGTAGGCGG is from Mycobacterium conspicuum and encodes:
- a CDS encoding DNA primase family protein, which encodes MSIEPNTAGIVTDKRPPDQVHSGQLRIAYRLHDRYRDKLLYVHGIGWHHWDGKRWAYDDSGTAQRSVYDVLRTSLSESLDDKQLRQDVRKCESANGIAGVLAVAAALPGFAATVRDLDADPYLLNTANGTIDLRTMELRPHDPADRITKVTVGAYDPDAPATSWSAFLRRVLPDSEVRDYLGRLVGVALAGKVIEHILGILTGTGANGKSVFYKAMLWALGDYASTVEPDLLMHRQQAHPTGEMDLLGRRLVVVSESERDRRLAETTMKRLTGGDRIRARRMRQDFIEFEPSHTPLLITNHLPKVSGDDPAIWRRLRVVPFTVEIPPGERDTHLDERLQAEADAVLAWAVAGWLEYRKNGLNEPEAVVLATDQYQRASDAVARFIADECSVDSPVLKATTKVLHEAWQRWQATDGAEPMSAAAFGQALDSKGFPARKGAQGQRWREGIALRSELAE